The Mycobacterium seoulense genome has a window encoding:
- a CDS encoding alpha/beta hydrolase family protein: protein MAVPTHDGDSRRHAPLPLSSPGGVGLGGAVKPFTSTGRYLAESWRDYLSQAPDELPIARPTLALAAQAFRDEVVLMGLKARRPVSRPEEFERITSEVVAGLEFYGDRGWLDHPKRFFGAPPPLTDVTIRGVKKGRRSFYRMVFESGYLPRPGEPGGDRWMSYSANNREYALLLRHPQPRPWLVCVHGTEMGRAALDLALFRAWRLHEDLGLNVVMPVLPMHGPRARNLPRGAVFPGEDVLDDVHATGQAVWDIRRLLSWIRRQEPESLIGLNGLSLGGYITALVASLEPGLTCAILGVPVADLVGLLSRHSGLGPDDPRRQTIELAEPIGRMTSPLSLAPLVPMPGRFIYAGLADQVVHPREQVVRLWEHWGKPEIVWYRGGHTGFFRARPVQRFVEAALQQSGLLNGAVDQRDLPA, encoded by the coding sequence ATGGCGGTACCGACCCACGACGGCGATTCCCGGCGCCACGCCCCTTTGCCATTGAGCTCGCCGGGGGGCGTCGGCCTGGGCGGCGCCGTCAAACCGTTCACCAGCACCGGTCGATACCTCGCCGAGTCGTGGCGCGACTATCTCAGCCAGGCGCCTGACGAGCTTCCGATCGCGCGACCCACCCTCGCCCTGGCGGCGCAGGCGTTCCGCGACGAAGTCGTCCTGATGGGCCTCAAGGCGCGACGACCGGTCAGCCGGCCCGAGGAGTTCGAGCGCATCACGAGCGAGGTGGTCGCGGGGCTCGAGTTCTACGGCGATCGCGGTTGGCTCGACCACCCGAAGAGATTTTTCGGTGCCCCGCCGCCGCTCACGGACGTCACGATCCGAGGGGTCAAGAAGGGCAGGCGTTCCTTCTACCGCATGGTCTTCGAGAGCGGATACCTGCCGCGGCCGGGTGAACCGGGCGGGGACCGGTGGATGAGCTACAGCGCGAACAACCGCGAGTACGCCCTGTTGCTCCGCCACCCCCAACCACGGCCCTGGCTGGTGTGCGTGCACGGAACCGAAATGGGCAGAGCCGCTTTGGATCTCGCCCTGTTCCGGGCCTGGCGGTTACACGAGGATCTCGGCTTGAACGTCGTGATGCCCGTGCTCCCGATGCATGGTCCCAGGGCCAGGAATCTCCCCAGGGGCGCGGTGTTTCCGGGGGAGGACGTCCTCGACGACGTGCACGCGACGGGGCAGGCGGTGTGGGACATCCGCCGGTTGTTGTCCTGGATACGCCGGCAAGAGCCGGAATCGCTGATCGGGTTGAACGGCCTGTCGCTGGGCGGCTACATCACCGCCCTGGTCGCCAGCCTCGAACCCGGGCTGACCTGCGCGATCCTCGGTGTCCCGGTGGCCGACCTGGTCGGCCTGCTGAGTCGGCACTCCGGGCTTGGCCCCGACGATCCCCGCCGTCAGACGATCGAACTCGCCGAGCCGATCGGACGGATGACGTCGCCCCTGTCGCTCGCGCCGCTCGTGCCCATGCCGGGCCGCTTCATCTACGCCGGACTCGCCGATCAGGTGGTGCATCCACGGGAACAGGTGGTCCGGCTCTGGGAACACTGGGGCAAACCCGAAATCGTTTGGTACCGCGGCGGTCACACCGGCTTCTTCCGCGCGCGACCGGTACAGCGGTTCGTCGAGGCGGCGTTGCAGCAGTCGGGCCTGTTGAACGGGGCCGTAGACCAGCGCGACCTCCCCGCTTAG
- a CDS encoding wax ester/triacylglycerol synthase family O-acyltransferase, whose translation MHPLDPLDAAMMTAEWVSNPMHVGAVLVLSPPDDAGPDYVDELHRTTLAGSDSIDPRLSKYPHRGVDTGGMWVWRHMDPVDVSRHCQRRTVSGDGFWPLISELDALGLDRSRPMWMSYLIDGLDGGRFAFYIKVHHTVVDGVAGFRMITDALSDDPELRSMPPFYADCRHETPGSPATGGLVTRLLSPLRSVTGAAASSAGLIGRVATGEIATVLDALVGHTTALPLGAPYTRFNDRLGPERAVAAGSWASDRIQAVRRAAGVTVNDVLTAMAAGVVRRWLRDRGELPKRPLVAACPITVRDPDHDAPNDQHANKFGLWMCPLGTDLDDPLARLGVIHRSMSEGKHWVAKRGAAASLLTNAGSIAATAIGPLLPFTPKIRTGYNLPISHVRGPGAEMYWNGARIEEMYPVSTVYDGHGLNITTCSYADRVGFGYAAGRDVVPDIESLIPLTEQCLTELEDALGAG comes from the coding sequence ATGCATCCGCTGGATCCGCTGGACGCGGCGATGATGACCGCGGAGTGGGTGTCCAACCCGATGCACGTCGGCGCCGTGCTGGTCCTGTCGCCGCCTGACGACGCCGGGCCCGACTACGTCGACGAACTGCATCGGACGACGCTGGCCGGGAGCGATTCGATCGATCCCCGGCTGAGCAAGTATCCGCACCGCGGTGTGGACACCGGCGGGATGTGGGTCTGGCGACACATGGATCCCGTTGATGTGAGCCGGCATTGCCAGCGCCGCACGGTTTCCGGGGACGGCTTCTGGCCGCTGATTTCCGAGCTGGATGCGCTGGGTCTGGATCGGTCGCGTCCGATGTGGATGTCGTATCTGATCGATGGCCTCGACGGGGGCCGCTTCGCTTTCTATATCAAGGTGCACCACACCGTGGTCGACGGTGTGGCCGGTTTCCGGATGATCACCGATGCGCTGAGCGACGACCCGGAACTTCGGTCGATGCCGCCGTTCTACGCCGACTGCCGTCACGAGACGCCCGGGTCGCCGGCGACGGGCGGGCTGGTGACTCGGTTGCTGTCGCCGCTGCGGTCGGTGACCGGCGCGGCCGCATCGAGTGCGGGGTTGATCGGGCGGGTGGCCACCGGGGAAATCGCGACGGTGCTGGACGCCCTGGTCGGCCACACCACCGCCCTGCCCCTGGGAGCGCCCTACACCCGGTTCAACGACCGCCTGGGCCCCGAGCGCGCGGTGGCCGCGGGCAGCTGGGCAAGCGATCGCATCCAAGCCGTCCGGCGGGCGGCCGGCGTGACCGTCAACGATGTGCTCACGGCAATGGCAGCCGGTGTTGTGCGGCGCTGGTTGCGCGACCGCGGGGAACTGCCCAAGCGGCCGCTGGTGGCCGCGTGCCCCATCACGGTGCGAGACCCCGATCACGACGCCCCAAACGATCAGCACGCCAACAAGTTCGGGCTGTGGATGTGCCCATTGGGCACCGACCTGGACGACCCACTGGCCCGGCTCGGCGTGATCCATCGCTCAATGTCGGAGGGAAAGCACTGGGTGGCCAAACGGGGCGCGGCGGCGTCACTGTTGACGAACGCCGGGAGCATCGCCGCGACGGCGATCGGCCCGCTGCTGCCGTTCACGCCGAAAATCCGGACCGGGTACAACCTGCCGATCTCGCACGTGCGCGGCCCGGGGGCCGAGATGTATTGGAACGGTGCGCGTATCGAGGAGATGTACCCGGTGTCCACGGTCTACGACGGCCACGGACTCAACATCACCACATGCTCCTACGCCGACCGGGTCGGATTCGGCTACGCCGCGGGCCGCGACGTGGTTCCCGATATCGAGTCGCTGATACCGCTGACCGAGCAGTGTCTGACCGAACTCGAGGACGCCCTGGGCGCCGGCTGA
- a CDS encoding HAD hydrolase family protein yields the protein MSRTRIPASVPRVQVGRAVTFFKVVAADFDGTLTSSGKLDPEVLRAIDQARSDGLTIVVATGRIGAELHAEFPQLAEHVDALILENGAVLWFDGQTEALAPPVGPDLDEALAKRAIPYRRGEVLVAVDGKHQAAVAEVIGELGMDYQQIRNRAALMVLPAGITKGTGLTAFLEKVNLSPHNTVAVGDAENDLSLLAVAEVGAAVSDAVRSLRRSADVVLDEPGGAGVVGLLAGPYLSGAERLCPPRHWLEIGAFEDGSPTRLPGSQARILVGGPAASGKSYLVGLMAERWISAGYCVLVIDPEGDHLQLQQLGHVQVADGGLHPPEPAELVNALRPNAGMVVDLSGLAEPTKTDYVHRLRSTAEAHREQYGFPHWVIYDEAHLLGYAEEAHWARRGGYVLCSFAPAALPAHEADSSDVVLALTSSDTATDLASRRRATIRFGSGPPREFTIGERHTRHVRHRHKYADIHLPAERRFYFHATGLPTAAAATMHDFSVALRHLDQQALEYHLERGDFSRWLEGTIADKELAARVAAWEDDLKARRAADLERIRRQLVEAVEKRYLPSEEGQEERR from the coding sequence ATGTCCCGCACACGCATTCCGGCCTCAGTTCCGCGAGTACAGGTGGGTAGGGCTGTGACGTTTTTCAAGGTGGTCGCAGCCGACTTCGACGGCACCCTGACGTCGAGCGGCAAACTGGACCCAGAGGTCCTGCGGGCGATCGACCAGGCACGAAGCGACGGCCTGACGATCGTGGTGGCCACCGGTCGCATCGGGGCCGAGTTGCACGCCGAGTTCCCCCAGTTGGCCGAGCACGTCGACGCGCTGATACTCGAGAACGGCGCGGTGCTGTGGTTCGACGGACAGACAGAGGCGCTGGCGCCGCCGGTGGGTCCGGACCTTGATGAAGCGCTCGCCAAGCGGGCAATCCCGTACCGGCGGGGCGAGGTGTTGGTGGCTGTCGACGGTAAACACCAGGCGGCCGTCGCCGAGGTGATCGGTGAGCTGGGAATGGACTACCAGCAGATACGAAATCGGGCCGCGCTGATGGTGCTGCCGGCAGGCATCACCAAGGGAACCGGGTTGACCGCATTCTTGGAGAAGGTCAATCTGTCCCCACACAACACCGTGGCCGTGGGCGACGCCGAGAACGATTTGTCATTACTGGCGGTGGCCGAGGTGGGTGCGGCCGTGTCAGACGCGGTCCGATCGCTTCGGCGATCGGCCGATGTGGTCTTGGACGAGCCGGGTGGAGCCGGCGTGGTTGGACTACTGGCCGGACCGTATCTTTCTGGGGCAGAACGTCTTTGCCCGCCGCGGCACTGGCTGGAGATCGGAGCGTTCGAGGACGGAAGCCCAACCAGGTTGCCGGGCAGCCAGGCACGCATCCTGGTCGGCGGGCCGGCCGCGTCCGGAAAGAGCTACCTCGTCGGTCTGATGGCGGAGCGATGGATCTCGGCCGGCTATTGCGTTCTCGTCATCGACCCCGAAGGCGACCATCTGCAGCTGCAGCAACTCGGCCACGTGCAGGTCGCCGACGGCGGCCTCCACCCGCCGGAACCGGCCGAGCTTGTCAACGCGCTGCGTCCGAACGCCGGCATGGTGGTGGATCTGTCGGGACTGGCCGAACCGACCAAGACCGACTACGTGCATCGGCTGCGGTCGACCGCTGAGGCGCACCGCGAACAGTACGGGTTCCCGCACTGGGTGATCTACGACGAGGCCCATCTGCTGGGCTACGCGGAAGAAGCTCATTGGGCACGCCGCGGCGGTTATGTGTTGTGCTCATTCGCCCCCGCAGCATTGCCCGCCCACGAGGCCGACAGCAGTGACGTCGTGCTGGCGCTCACGTCCTCCGACACGGCGACAGACCTCGCCTCGCGGCGCCGCGCCACCATACGATTCGGCTCGGGACCGCCTCGCGAGTTCACCATCGGGGAACGCCATACCAGGCACGTGCGGCACCGCCACAAATACGCCGATATTCACCTGCCGGCGGAGCGGCGGTTCTACTTCCACGCCACCGGGCTGCCCACCGCTGCGGCCGCGACGATGCATGACTTCTCGGTCGCGTTGCGTCATCTCGACCAACAAGCGCTCGAATACCATCTCGAACGCGGCGACTTCTCCCGTTGGCTGGAAGGCACCATCGCGGATAAAGAGCTCGCGGCGCGGGTGGCCGCCTGGGAGGACGACCTAAAGGCCCGTCGCGCCGCCGATCTGGAACGCATCCGCCGGCAACTCGTGGAAGCTGTCGAGAAACGCTATCTTCCGTCCGAAGAAGGCCAGGAAGAACGCCGCTGA
- a CDS encoding Hsp20/alpha crystallin family protein, with the protein MTTALPATQKPHMLFPEFSEFLSAFPAFAGIRPMFDTRLMRLEDETVDGRYEVRAEIPGIDPAKDVDITVRDGQLTIKAERSEKKEFDGRSEFTYGSFVRTVTLPSNANEDDIKATYDKGILTVSVPVSEPAPEEKHVKVAAE; encoded by the coding sequence ATGACCACCGCACTGCCCGCGACGCAGAAGCCGCACATGCTGTTCCCCGAGTTCTCGGAATTCCTCTCGGCGTTCCCGGCGTTCGCCGGAATCCGTCCGATGTTCGACACCCGGCTCATGCGGTTGGAGGACGAGACGGTTGACGGCCGTTACGAGGTGCGCGCCGAGATCCCCGGCATCGACCCGGCCAAGGACGTCGATATCACCGTCCGCGACGGCCAGCTCACCATCAAGGCCGAGCGCAGCGAGAAAAAGGAATTCGACGGTCGATCGGAATTCACCTACGGTTCATTTGTCCGCACCGTGACGCTGCCGTCCAACGCGAACGAAGACGACATCAAGGCCACGTACGACAAAGGCATTCTGACTGTCTCCGTTCCGGTTTCGGAACCCGCGCCCGAGGAGAAGCACGTAAAAGTCGCCGCCGAATAG